Proteins co-encoded in one Stenotrophomonas maltophilia genomic window:
- a CDS encoding DUF3426 domain-containing protein, which translates to MSEPNPPRRPLATFLHATPERTAAPAGDAHAPDPVANDTPASTPEASPGASLQVADALHADAAVIEDDTALGPPDVAPTPVPAVVRDTPSFLGTARPRTLPTPRWHWALVAGLALLLLLQSVLADRARLAADAGNRGWLSALCGVLRCDLPAWHEPAAFTMTSREIRPLPGQPGVLQVQASIRNDARWAQAWPDLRLSLSDADGRVIGSGVFAPAQYLGESPGAALLEPGQSARIAFRVQEPAASTVAFTFDFL; encoded by the coding sequence ATGTCCGAGCCGAACCCGCCGCGCCGCCCCCTGGCCACGTTCCTGCACGCCACGCCGGAGCGTACCGCCGCACCTGCCGGTGATGCACACGCACCGGACCCGGTGGCGAATGACACGCCGGCCAGCACCCCTGAGGCGTCGCCTGGGGCGTCGCTGCAGGTGGCCGACGCGCTGCACGCCGATGCGGCGGTCATCGAAGACGATACGGCGCTGGGCCCGCCCGATGTCGCGCCGACACCGGTACCGGCAGTCGTGCGCGACACCCCGAGCTTCCTCGGCACCGCGCGCCCCCGTACTCTGCCGACGCCGCGCTGGCACTGGGCACTGGTGGCCGGTCTGGCGCTGCTGCTGTTGCTGCAGAGCGTACTGGCCGATCGCGCGCGGCTGGCCGCCGACGCCGGCAACCGCGGCTGGTTGAGCGCGTTGTGTGGTGTGCTGCGTTGTGACCTGCCGGCCTGGCACGAGCCTGCCGCGTTCACCATGACCAGTCGCGAGATCCGCCCGCTGCCCGGGCAGCCCGGCGTGCTGCAGGTGCAGGCCAGCATCCGCAACGATGCACGCTGGGCACAGGCGTGGCCGGACCTGCGCCTGTCGCTGTCCGACGCCGATGGTCGGGTGATCGGCAGTGGCGTATTCGCACCGGCGCAGTATCTGGGCGAGAGCCCAGGCGCGGCCCTGTTGGAACCCGGCCAGAGCGCACGCATCGCCTTCCGCGTGCAGGAGCCGGCAGCATCCACCGTCGCATTCACCTTCGACTTCCTGTGA
- the fis gene encoding DNA-binding transcriptional regulator Fis, which translates to MNAVLSRPDNSRGAPRPPLREHVAQSVRRYLRDLDGCDADDVYEIVLREMEIPLFVEVLNHCEGNQSRAAAMLGIHRATLRKKLKEYGISA; encoded by the coding sequence TTGAACGCTGTCCTCTCTCGTCCTGACAACAGTCGTGGCGCTCCCCGGCCACCGCTGCGTGAACACGTCGCCCAGTCCGTGCGCCGTTACCTGCGTGACCTTGATGGCTGCGACGCGGACGATGTCTACGAGATCGTGCTGCGCGAGATGGAAATCCCGTTGTTCGTGGAAGTACTCAACCACTGCGAAGGCAACCAGAGCCGCGCCGCGGCGATGCTGGGCATCCACCGTGCCACCCTGCGCAAGAAGCTGAAGGAATACGGCATCAGCGCCTGA
- a CDS encoding phosphatidate cytidylyltransferase codes for MSFLIDVSSDLATQSVGQQTGLLFAGVGAVLVLATLVAETLRWRQRGQPSAVIANLVSRIRAWWVMAIVVGLALFFGRAGVIVLFAIISLFALREFITLAPTRSGDYYALLAAFYIVLPWQYYLVWIDWYGMYTLLIPVYAFLFLPILSTIGGDTTHYLERTAKVQWGLMICVFCISHVPLLLNLHVPGHDPARNVLLFAFLVIVVQSSDVLQYIWGKLLGRHLIAPKLSPSKTVEGFVGGVLSASALGAALWWITPFTPLQAFGLSLLINLMGFWGGLVMSAIKRDRGIKDWGHMIEGHGGMLDRLDSVCFAAPVFFHVVRYYWKAGGGG; via the coding sequence ATGAGTTTCCTGATCGATGTTTCCAGCGACCTGGCAACCCAGAGCGTGGGCCAGCAGACCGGCCTGCTGTTCGCCGGTGTCGGCGCGGTGCTGGTGCTGGCCACGCTGGTGGCCGAGACCCTGCGCTGGCGCCAGCGCGGGCAGCCCAGCGCGGTCATCGCCAACCTGGTGTCACGCATCCGCGCGTGGTGGGTGATGGCGATCGTGGTCGGGCTGGCGCTGTTCTTCGGCCGTGCCGGCGTGATCGTGCTGTTCGCGATCATCTCGCTGTTCGCGCTGCGCGAGTTCATCACCCTGGCGCCGACCCGCTCGGGCGACTACTACGCGCTGCTGGCCGCGTTCTACATCGTGCTGCCGTGGCAGTACTACCTGGTCTGGATCGACTGGTATGGCATGTACACGCTGCTGATTCCGGTCTATGCGTTCCTGTTCCTGCCGATCCTGTCCACCATTGGTGGCGATACCACGCACTACCTGGAGCGTACGGCCAAGGTGCAATGGGGGCTGATGATCTGCGTGTTCTGCATTTCGCATGTGCCGCTGCTGCTGAACCTGCATGTGCCCGGCCACGACCCGGCGCGCAACGTGCTGCTGTTCGCCTTCCTGGTGATCGTGGTGCAGTCCTCGGACGTGCTGCAGTACATCTGGGGCAAGCTGCTGGGCCGGCACCTGATCGCACCGAAGCTGTCGCCGTCGAAGACGGTGGAGGGGTTCGTGGGCGGGGTGCTGAGTGCCAGTGCGCTGGGCGCGGCGTTGTGGTGGATCACCCCGTTCACGCCGCTGCAGGCGTTCGGCCTGTCGCTGCTGATCAACCTGATGGGATTCTGGGGCGGCCTGGTGATGTCGGCCATCAAGCGCGACCGTGGCATCAAGGACTGGGGCCACATGATCGAGGGCCACGGCGGCATGCTCGACCGGCTGGATTCGGTGTGCTTCGCCGCGCCGGTGTTCTTCCATGTGGTGCGGTATTACTGGAAGGCGGGCGGCGGCGGGTGA